DNA from Spirochaetota bacterium:
CACCATACAGTTTCCCTTTAAACCCCTGCTTTACATTATTGATAAGTATTATTTTCCCCAAATTAATTTTTGTTAACGAAACTCCAACAACTACCATACTTTTAGGATAAAAAAAAGTTTTCATATCGACCTCATGCTTTTATCATACAATAATACATATATAACAATGTGTTATAGATATATTTTAATAGTCAAGATTTTTAACATTATTTATTTTATTTTTTAATGAATTTTATCATTGACATATTCTGGTATATATTATAAATGAACATTTAAACAAAATATTCATTTATTTAATAATGATATGAAGAAGAAAGAAAACTCTGAAAAGATTTTTTCCGCTGCTTTGAAGGTTTTTGCACAATACGGGTATAAAAAGACAACTGTGGAAGATATTGCTAAAGAGCTCAATATGACCAAAGGCAATCTATATCTGTATGTTAACAATAAAAAAGACCTCTACCACAAGGCTGTTGAGTTTGCTCTACTTCGCTGGCAAAATTACGTAAGAGAAGCTATTCATAAAGAATCTGACCCCAGAAGTAAGTTTCTTACCATGTGCCACAAAGCGGTTGAATACCTTTCAATTGATGCTGATTTCCGAAATATTCTGGTACATGACCCGGACATATTTCCCATGTTCACTGATAAAGATCCCTATGAACGCATCAATAACAATTCCATAAATATGATTAAAACAATCTTAAAAGAAGGTATTGAAAAAGGGGTTTTCCGTTCTGTAAACATATCCGCTATGTCAAAGGCAATTTTTTCAATTTATAAAATGTTTATCATACGCATGTACATACGAAGTGAGGCAAAAGAGGTGCGTAAAATGTTTGAGCAAACACTGGACCTCATTACTCAGGGTTTGTTTAAACAATAGTTTAATAAATCATCTCATAGTAGGAGGTGGTATATGCCACAGGAATTATTATATTTAACACCCCAATGGCGTGATGAAGCCGAGCGGCGCCTTAAAAGCGAACTTACTCCTGAAAAAATGAACTTCATAACTTCATCAATGTCAAACATTTACCTGAACTGCCCTGGTGGAGGAAGTAAGTATTTATTCTTTAAATTTGCCGACGGCACATTAGACACCTTAGATTTGGGGGAAGGTGAGCCTCCAGAAGCCGAATTTAGAATTACTGGTGATTATCAGACATTTGCAATGATCTCACGTGCTGAGTTAGGGTCACAGAAGGCACTTATGACAGGAAAATTAAAATTAAAAGGGAATATGGTAAAAGCATTAAAATTGGCAGCCATAGCAGACAGATTGAACAGGGTATTATCGCAAATACCTGCTAAGTATTAATGTTTTACAAACAACTATCCTTAACATGATTTCAGGATCTCAGTATAAATTTAGATCCAGTATCAGGCAGGAGCACTGTTGATACAATATATATTATTCGGAGGAATGACTATGACATCACGATTGGAAAATAAAGGACCGTATTATATTGACTTTCCGGGTCGAATCAAAACTATTCAACAGGAAATGGCAAAGGAAAATATTGACGTATATTTAGGTTTACGACTACGTACATTGTCATGGACACTTGATGCATTTTGCCCATGGAGAAGTTTTGTTGTAATACCACAGGAAGGCATGCCTGCAGCGTTTACGTTTGTTATTGATGCCGCACGTGTTGCCGATGAATCATGGCTTGATGAAGATCACGTCTTTGGATTTGTGCCAATGGGAGGACAGGATCAGATTGAACTTATTGCTGATTATATCAATGACCTGTTAAAAAATAAGAAGGGAAGAATCGGTGTAGAAAACGGGATGTCCAATTATCTGCCAGAAGGCAACCTCACACATTATGAATATGAACGCTTTAAAGATGCACTGCCTGATTGTGAATTTGTAGATGCATATACTATAATTGACAAATTATCCATGATAAAAGATGAAGGGACCATTAACAGATTCCGCGAAGCATCCCGTATTGTGGATGTTGGACACAAGGTTGTGTATGAAGCCATACGCAATGGTGGGTGGAAAGGTATGACCGAAACTGAAATAGCCGGTATTGCTGCCTATGCCATGCGCAAGGAAGGCAGTGAGTGGGAATGGAGTTATACTGGTGGCAACGAAATCGCATCTGGGTACAGGACAGGACTTGCCGGGGGAGCATGTACTCCTGCAACCCGCAAAAAATTGCAAGCAAGCGAACCCCTGATGGTTGACATTCATGCAATGTTCATGTTAGGTCTGGGGGATCATTCCCATAACTATCTCATAGCTCCTGTAACTGACCGGCAACGCTGGCATGCACAAAATTTTCTTGATATTGTCAACCTTACACTGAAAACTTATAGAGCCGGAATAACTCCTTCACTGTTAGCTGAACAGATGATGGCTTTTGCAGAAGAGCGCGGCTTTGCTGATTATATGGTGCCAGGTTTTGAACACGGCATTGGCATGATGGGCGATGAATGGCGTATTGGAATAAATGACGGCCCATTCCCGTTTTGGACAAATCCTGACCATGTATACCAGGAAAATGAACTATTAATCTGCGCCATGCAGTATGCTTGTCCACAAGACAACATGGGATTCAGATATGAAAATCCGATTGTCATTCATAAAAATGGTTGTGAGCCTTTATCTACATACCCATTGACTATTGATGAAATTGAATAGAGTATGGCAGCTATCACCAATTATATAACTATTACAACAAAGGGCCAGGGTGATATTATTGATATCACCCCGGATGCTAAAGCGATAGTTACTAATAATAAAATCCAGGATGGCTTACTGTGTCTTTTTATACCGGGATCCACTGCAGCCATCACCACCATTGAGTTTGAACCGGGATTACAAAAAGACATTAATATTTTTTTAGAAAAAATCATTCCACGCAATGCACACTACCATCATCATGACACCTGGCATGATGATAACGGTTCATCTCACCTGAGGGCATCCATGATTGGGCCATCTATCACTGTACCCATAGTTGATGGAACATTAACATTAGGAACATGGCAACAGATAGTTGTCATAGAATGCGATACTCGTAAAAGAAATAGAAAAATAGTGGCACAGATTGTATATTGATTACAATTGATTTATTTAATTCTCCTAAGAAAATATCACATGTAGTTACCATGTCTAATACTATTAAGATCAGGATGTGCTTTTAAAGCCTGCTTTATTCCAAAAAGTCTTTATTATTTGTATGATTATAGATTTGCGTCCATCCTCTATCAGAAATTATGTCATTGCAAGCTGTAAAAATTGTATTGCAATGATAGCTAATTTATATCAATATTTGAGACAACTCTTTCGATTTTTTAATACTCTCTGTATATTAACTTGACTTATTCATATTTCTTATTATAATGTTTTTAATTATGTGATTATTACAATTTCATTTGTTAGGAGGTATACCATGCCAGAAGACTTTAAACCTGGGTGTACACGTCCCTCCACGACATCTCCACAGGACATCCAAATCCAAGAACAACAAATTTTATCAAAAAAGGAGGAACATACTATGATTCAGGTTGGCCAGAAAGCTCCCGATTTTTCGCTTCCTGCATATTTTAAAGGGAAATTTGTAGAAGTAAAATTATCAGAGTATTTTGGAAAATGGGTAGTACTATGCTTTTACCCAGGTGATTTCACATTTGTCTGAGCAACTGAGGTTTCTGCGGTCGCAGAAAAATATCCCGAATTTCAAAAATTAGGTGTTGAAGTACTATCAGCAAGTGTGGACAGCGTGTTTGTGCACAAAATGTGGAATGATATAGAATTATCAAAAATGGTGAAAGGTGGGATACCATTTCCAATGCTTTCTGATGCTGGTGGTAAAGTTGGTACTTTGTACGGCGTGTATAACAGTACTGCTGGTATTGAAAATCGTGGAAGATTTTTAATTGATCCGGATGGCATAATTGTTGGCTATGAAGTCCTTACACCACCCGTTGGCCGTAATGTACTTGAAACAATTCGCCAGATACAGGCTTTTCAGTTAGTACGCGAAAGCAAGGGAACACAGGCCACCCCATCCGGCTGGAAGCCAGGCAAGGACACCTTAAAGCCAGGGCCTGATCTGGTAGGGAAAGTTTGGGAAGTTTGGACAGTAGATAAAGCGTTTGATTAGTTTTAAAAATACTTGATTTTTTCAAATATATTACAATATTATTAAATAGTTTGTATTTGTTAATTAAACTATCAAACATTTGATAATTATGAGTTATACAGCATATTGCTTCCACCCTCATTACTTGCATCACAAAACAGGGGATTCTCATCCTGAATCCCCTAAGCGCCTTGAAATACTGGACAAATATATACGCAATAACAATAACTATTCATCACTGTTATATGTACCCCCACGAAAAGCTAACCCTGATGTTTTATTCTATGCTCATGATCCTGAGTATGTAGCAACGATAGCTAATGCAAAATCAAACGGAATTACCTGCATTGACGGTTATGATACGGTTATCTGCGATGAAACTTATGATGTATCATTATGGGCTATTGGTGGAATATTAGAAGTTTGTGACTATATTCTTGCCGGCGAAGCAACTAACGGTTTTTGTGCTATACGTCCACCCGGCCATCATGCAGAAATTGCTCAAGCAATGGGATTCTGCATTTTTAACAACGTTGCAATCGCTGCCCGCTATCTCCAGTATAACTATACCATAAGTAAAATTGCTATCATTGATTGGGACGCTCACCATGGCAATGGCACTCAGCATATTTTTGAAGCTGACCCCTCTGTCTTTTACATAAGCCTGCACCAATTCCCATTCTATCCAGGCACAGGCAGAGTGGATGAAATAGGAATTGGCCCTGGATACGGCTATACGCTGAATATACCTATGAATCCTGGAAGTGGCGACAAAATATATAAAAGTGCTTTCAGTGAGATAATACTCCCAGCACTTGAACGATTCCAGCCTGAATTCATTCTTATTTCAGCAGGGTTTGATGCCCATAAAAGCGACCCTCTTTCATCTCTCAATCTTTCAAGTGGAGCATATTATATCTTTACTCAAATGCTTATGGGAGTAGCTTCACAGTATGCTAATAACAGGATTGTGGTAGTTCTTGAAGGCGGGTATGAAATACAGTCAATGATAGAAAGCGTAGATTATGTACTGAAAGCTTTAATGGAATAATTACCTGAAAATAAATTCAAGGTATTGATGGTGTTTTGTGCTCCTTTCTGTGAAAATAATTCCTAACGGTTTAGAAATTTCAATAATATGGTCAAACACCTGTGATGCCTGAACGCCCTCAAGCACTTCTGGCTGTATAATAGCATCATTGAATCTCCCTTTGATTACATATATCTGCATTTTTATCATCTTACCCTTTTCTGACATATAAAAAGCACATGCAATATTATCGTTAATCCCCTCATGCATTGAACCAAAAAGAAAATTGCCTAACGAATATACAACTGGTTTGTTTTTATAAATTTCAATACCCTGATATACGTGTGGATGGTGCCCAATAATAGCATCTGCACCTGCATCAATCAGAGCATGTGCCATATCAATCTGCTTTGATGAAGGATAGTAAAAATACTCATTACCCCAATGAATGTTAACAATGACACTATCGCAAAAACGATATTTCCTGATATCGTCCTTTGCTTTTTCTAAATCAAAGAAATTAACACCCGGAGTATCCTTTGCAATCATCTCCTTTGAGCAGATCTGTGTATAACATAAAACTGCAATTCGTATTGAGCCAAATGTATGCATAACAGGCAATGAAGCAGTAGTTGTATTACTCCCAGCACCAGCATATTGAATGTGTGCTTTTGAAAGCCAGGTTATAGTGTCAAGCAACCCCGTAACGCCATAATCAAGCATGTGATTGTTTGCCAGAGTAACGGCAGAAATCCCTGCTTTTGCCAAAACAAATGCAATACCCGTTGTTGCTTTAAAAATATATTTTTGACTTACATGGCTCTCATTACTGTGTGTAAGAGGTGATTCAAGGTTAGCCATAACAAAATCAAATGTTTTTAAAAAATGCTCAATTTTTTTCAAAGGATAATCCATACCATGATACTGCATTGTATCCTTAACTGCCCATTCAAACATCATATCGCCAACAAAAAGAATGCTGTGATCAGTCAAAGTGGCTGTATTATCTTTAGGCACTCGTTCCTCAGGTGCCATACATAACAGTTCAAAAGCACAAACTATTAGTACTAATATAATCACTTGATTTTTCACTGTATCAATGCCCCTGTTTTGTATATGGGTAAAGATAGAGCTCGCCTGTGATAAAATCCTTTATACCACCCACAGCAACAATATCTTCCAGATGAGATATCAACTCTTTTTCAGGATACTCACAGTCAAACTCCTTTATTTTCAACTTGAAATGTGCAGCCTGTATCAATATTTGTATCAATGCAACATCAGAAAATTCGGTTATCTCAAACAAGTCAGCATGTTGCATGGATATCCCTTTTATTGGTGAAAACGGGTCCATTATATAAAGTCCAGTCTGCTGATTAAAGTAATCCACAATATCTTTATAATTATTGTTTCCACCATACAATTGTGTTGCAACCCTGTTTCCAGAAATTATATCTGCCTGCTGTAGATATTGCAGATATCCTGCAATAGTGCGCCAATCACTGAAAGCTTCAATAGGCAACACAAACAATGAACTCAGCGAATAATCTCGTGCATACGTCAGAGCGCTCATCAACGCACCACCATAACCAAGAGCCTCCTCATGCATAACAAAGTGAACATCCATATCTGCAACAATTGATGGCGACTGATCATTTGAACCATCATCAATAATAAGCGGCATCACATGAGCAAAGGGGCAAGCTACAATGGCATCTAATTTTTTACGTACTATTTCCTGGTTATTCCTCACAACAACTGCTACTAGCACATCACTCATGGTGTAACATCCTGTTTAAATTTCCTGATTTAAATCCTTCTAAATCAATTGTTACATATAAAAATCCTAACTTTTTACAAAATGCAATGATTTTATGGCGTATTTCTGGATCAATTATTCTTTGAATTTCATCTTGGAGCACTTCAATACGTGCAATGGGATAATGATATCTCACCCGTACACCTTCAAATCCTAAAGAGACTATAAAATCCTCAGCCTTTTGTATAACACCAAGTATATCATGAGTAATAATCGTTTTATAGGGAATACGGGTAGCCAAACATGAATTTGAAGTTTTAAGGTAAGGAATGTTCAATTGCTGTAATCCAGAAATAATATCGGTCTTGTCAATCCCTGCATCAATAAGTGGGGAATAAATACTCAATTCTTCACATGCCTTTCTTCCCGGCCTGAAATCATTCACATCTGATACATTTCCTGCCTCAACAACTTTCTTAAAACTATTGAGGCGTGCACACTCTTG
Protein-coding regions in this window:
- a CDS encoding TetR/AcrR family transcriptional regulator, which gives rise to MKKKENSEKIFSAALKVFAQYGYKKTTVEDIAKELNMTKGNLYLYVNNKKDLYHKAVEFALLRWQNYVREAIHKESDPRSKFLTMCHKAVEYLSIDADFRNILVHDPDIFPMFTDKDPYERINNNSINMIKTILKEGIEKGVFRSVNISAMSKAIFSIYKMFIIRMYIRSEAKEVRKMFEQTLDLITQGLFKQ
- a CDS encoding SCP2 sterol-binding domain-containing protein; amino-acid sequence: MPQELLYLTPQWRDEAERRLKSELTPEKMNFITSSMSNIYLNCPGGGSKYLFFKFADGTLDTLDLGEGEPPEAEFRITGDYQTFAMISRAELGSQKALMTGKLKLKGNMVKALKLAAIADRLNRVLSQIPAKY
- a CDS encoding M24 family metallopeptidase, with the protein product MTSRLENKGPYYIDFPGRIKTIQQEMAKENIDVYLGLRLRTLSWTLDAFCPWRSFVVIPQEGMPAAFTFVIDAARVADESWLDEDHVFGFVPMGGQDQIELIADYINDLLKNKKGRIGVENGMSNYLPEGNLTHYEYERFKDALPDCEFVDAYTIIDKLSMIKDEGTINRFREASRIVDVGHKVVYEAIRNGGWKGMTETEIAGIAAYAMRKEGSEWEWSYTGGNEIASGYRTGLAGGACTPATRKKLQASEPLMVDIHAMFMLGLGDHSHNYLIAPVTDRQRWHAQNFLDIVNLTLKTYRAGITPSLLAEQMMAFAEERGFADYMVPGFEHGIGMMGDEWRIGINDGPFPFWTNPDHVYQENELLICAMQYACPQDNMGFRYENPIVIHKNGCEPLSTYPLTIDEIE
- a CDS encoding secondary thiamine-phosphate synthase enzyme YjbQ; the encoded protein is MAAITNYITITTKGQGDIIDITPDAKAIVTNNKIQDGLLCLFIPGSTAAITTIEFEPGLQKDINIFLEKIIPRNAHYHHHDTWHDDNGSSHLRASMIGPSITVPIVDGTLTLGTWQQIVVIECDTRKRNRKIVAQIVY
- the prxU gene encoding thioredoxin-dependent peroxiredoxin (Most members of this family contain a selenocysteine.) is translated as MPEDFKPGCTRPSTTSPQDIQIQEQQILSKKEEHTMIQVGQKAPDFSLPAYFKGKFVEVKLSEYFGKWVVLCFYPGDFTFVUATEVSAVAEKYPEFQKLGVEVLSASVDSVFVHKMWNDIELSKMVKGGIPFPMLSDAGGKVGTLYGVYNSTAGIENRGRFLIDPDGIIVGYEVLTPPVGRNVLETIRQIQAFQLVRESKGTQATPSGWKPGKDTLKPGPDLVGKVWEVWTVDKAFD
- a CDS encoding histone deacetylase — encoded protein: MSYTAYCFHPHYLHHKTGDSHPESPKRLEILDKYIRNNNNYSSLLYVPPRKANPDVLFYAHDPEYVATIANAKSNGITCIDGYDTVICDETYDVSLWAIGGILEVCDYILAGEATNGFCAIRPPGHHAEIAQAMGFCIFNNVAIAARYLQYNYTISKIAIIDWDAHHGNGTQHIFEADPSVFYISLHQFPFYPGTGRVDEIGIGPGYGYTLNIPMNPGSGDKIYKSAFSEIILPALERFQPEFILISAGFDAHKSDPLSSLNLSSGAYYIFTQMLMGVASQYANNRIVVVLEGGYEIQSMIESVDYVLKALME
- a CDS encoding CapA family protein; this encodes MKNQVIILVLIVCAFELLCMAPEERVPKDNTATLTDHSILFVGDMMFEWAVKDTMQYHGMDYPLKKIEHFLKTFDFVMANLESPLTHSNESHVSQKYIFKATTGIAFVLAKAGISAVTLANNHMLDYGVTGLLDTITWLSKAHIQYAGAGSNTTTASLPVMHTFGSIRIAVLCYTQICSKEMIAKDTPGVNFFDLEKAKDDIRKYRFCDSVIVNIHWGNEYFYYPSSKQIDMAHALIDAGADAIIGHHPHVYQGIEIYKNKPVVYSLGNFLFGSMHEGINDNIACAFYMSEKGKMIKMQIYVIKGRFNDAIIQPEVLEGVQASQVFDHIIEISKPLGIIFTERSTKHHQYLEFIFR
- a CDS encoding glycosyltransferase, encoding MSDVLVAVVVRNNQEIVRKKLDAIVACPFAHVMPLIIDDGSNDQSPSIVADMDVHFVMHEEALGYGGALMSALTYARDYSLSSLFVLPIEAFSDWRTIAGYLQYLQQADIISGNRVATQLYGGNNNYKDIVDYFNQQTGLYIMDPFSPIKGISMQHADLFEITEFSDVALIQILIQAAHFKLKIKEFDCEYPEKELISHLEDIVAVGGIKDFITGELYLYPYTKQGH
- the larE gene encoding ATP-dependent sacrificial sulfur transferase LarE; protein product: MKQVMDTPKIDKLQKFLEPIQPYAIAYSGGNDSTFLAAISRYLGMDFCCIHCISEFTIASETQRARSFAMKMGIRYFEIEISVMGIKEIVTNNEDRCYYCKKAIFKKIQECARLNSFKKVVEAGNVSDVNDFRPGRKACEELSIYSPLIDAGIDKTDIISGLQQLNIPYLKTSNSCLATRIPYKTIITHDILGVIQKAEDFIVSLGFEGVRVRYHYPIARIEVLQDEIQRIIDPEIRHKIIAFCKKLGFLYVTIDLEGFKSGNLNRMLHHE